Genomic segment of Malus domestica chromosome 15, GDT2T_hap1:
GAGGCGGTATCCCTTCTTGTTTCTCTGACTGCTTCATGAAAGAACAGGAAATGATTAGTAAACACCAATGAGGACATCCTAACTCAATGATGATGGTTGCAACTAATATTATGGTTAAGTAGTATTCTTCTCTTGGGAGGTGTTAGACTCAACTCCCGCAAATGGTACACAATGGTCTAAGTTCTAACCATAATAATTTGTATGAAAGTCGTCATTCATAGAAGAACCTTACATCTCTCCCTGTGTACAAGAGCCATTCACATCTTCTCGTTTCCCCCGATTATACCCTCTTGTTTTTAATCTTATTTCTAATCTCAAAATGTATTTATAATCTTTTTGAATAACTATATATGTACTTTTTActaattttaaaatagttgataaatattttaaaacagAAAACTGATTGCATTGTCTAAAGTTGCAAACGTAGATAAAACCAATAttgaaaaaatgaattaaatcgAAAACACAATGATTAAAATAGATTTGAGGTATAAACAAAGTTATCGAAAAATGTTTTTACAAGCATACACAAATAAGTGGGTGTCACAATCAAGTCCAAACTAACTGCGCTAGCAATACAAAAATTATATAAAGGATAAACAAGCCAGTAGAGGAAATGAGTAGAAATATATGGGCAGAACAAATAAGAAAGCGTTCCAGACATACCTCTTTAACAGGAGCTAATGAGTATTCACCAGATAGCAAACCATGCGCCAACTTAACTCTGTCATgcaaaacaaaagataagtcTTTCCAAAAATGTGGATGAAGCAACCTACAGTATCTCATGATTAAGAAGAAAAGccagaaaaatagaaaaaaaattcaataaccGAAATACACACCCATGTTTGCATTTGGAGCAGTGAGTATAAACCAGAAACTCTTATTCATAAACAGCAATCGAAATTGGTGACAACTAAGACTAATAATTAGTAACACATCTTAGCGACAGAAATGcatttaaaaaatcaatccttagAATTCCCTACGTACTTACGTTTGCATGTTCAAGTCTACAGAGGGGTCAGCTGTAGCCTTCTCAAATGCCTCTTTTAAACTTTGCACGTCGTAGAATCTGATGCAatgtgaaaatataaataataaataatatagcTCTTTCCCCTTTTTACACTGATTATTTTTGTTGAAGGGGCGCGGGGGGGATACTAACCCTACAGAGAAACAAGGATGTTGATAACACAACTTGCATTGTCGCTGCCATATAGCTACTGCAAAACGAATCTCAAATCAATGTAAACCCATTTAAGAGAAAGGACGCTTAAAAAAAAAGCGTTTTCAGCAACATTACACGTACGAAAGCTACCTATTTCCCAAATTAGTAAGTCCAGTGTAACCTCCTCCAAAGGCCTTTTTTGTTTGGCTCCCTTCAAAATTGGTATTCTGGTTAAGATTTCTTTCAGCCTGATAACAAGAAtgatattaattattattatccaaaaaataaataaaataataagtaaattgcattatTTGCTTCGCTTTCACTTACGATAACgttgcttttattttttttttatgactggtttttttttttttcctctctccgaaatctttttaatttttttttactggtttggaattgtggtgttttttaaagaaaaaaaagtgattttttttaaatggttgTCAATGACAGTagaaaagcataaaaaagcagaAGCAGGATCCACCatacttctaatttttttttttttaaaaaaaaagcatagtAGTCGGTGcccatttaatgaaattttcagaCAGCAAATATACTCctacatattttacaaaattacaatcattGCTCATACATTATTCTCTTTGACAATTATTGTATCACATTAAGTATCGTAttttttttagtcatttaatatattcacaacaatttatataaaagtttattaAACGCTCggacattattttttttttgttaaaagcatttttacaaaaaaaaatagtttactAAAAACTCAATAACTTTATTTtataactgtttattctcacatcataacagaaacatttttcttaaaaaagcACAATAATACCAAAGTTGGCCAATAATTGGGTTTTGTTAGCAGCatagaaaaccaaaacaaaattaccaaattaagaGAAGTAAGTCGCTTCAGTTACCAAATTGACATAAAAACCAAATTGAAGTATCTCACTCCTCCTCCAAAAGTAGAAATCAACCGCTTCCTTGAACTGCAATcatgaaatctcataaattttttttttatttttaattttcgcataaaaaaaattgtccacAGAAAAAGGAAGAGGCACCTCATCTCGTAGGCTTCCATAAGGAATTTTTTGCACTTGTCCATCATCAGCGAATATGACTATCTCTTTAGTTATTTCATACACAGGTTCTTCGCGGACAGATCCGATATTGCCTGTCATATCATGTAGACAAATATGAGAAGAAAAGAGTAACATAAACAACTTtgccatttatttattttttcaatctcaaaattttcaagcaccCAGTGGTGGATGTACTTGGAACCAAGGTCCCAGGCCTACTCGATGCACATTGTAATCAAAGTGTTCCCAGGGTTACTCGGAATCTAGAAAATATACATGTAAAGGTCTTCCAAGAACCCTTCGAATGGTAAGTACTTGTCCCTTTTGTGCATACCAAGTGTTTGAAGGAATGCATTTAGGCATATCTCGGCACATTGCATCGACAAAGCTCGATAAATTTTCTCGATATCACTCATCAGGTTACTTCGACATATATCAACATTTGTTGACAAGGCAATAAGGCTTGGCTAATGATAACAAGTCCACTAAGTGTTCAACAAAATGCCTTAgtgattgtatttatttttcaagCTACACTCTCTGTTtctatttaaaaaattgaacaatGAAACCTCTAAAGTTTGAATCCTAAATCCGCCACTGCAAATACCTAGTATGCAGTAATTATATGTGAGCATCACACAACCCAATTCAGATATTTTAACAAACACCTAGCGTGCAAGTGCACCGCAGCCAAGAACCAAAGCCAACCAAGAGAAATGGCCAGTGGCTTCTTAGTTGGCAAAAGCATACACAACAAAGAATTTCAACTTCAAGGAGCCTATGAAAGTACGATTGGATAGCCAAACAGCAACCTCTATACCCTTTCAAAACCGGAATCGGACACGGATTGAAGGTTTGGTTCAGATTTTATGCAAACTCCGACGAAGAAAATACATTAAGCTATACCAACCACAAGTATTATACGGAAAGATCTTAAACATTTGCAATGTCTTATCCTAAATCAATGTAATGCTAGAGAACAACATTATGACGTTTGAATATCACATCTAGTAAataattcatataaccaaaatctaatgagataaaataattaattaacatgaCAAAAATTTAATGAGATAAAATAATTtcctctaaaaaaaattaatataataaataaataaaaactaatcACGCAAACCCATTAATATCAAGGATATAATATAACGTAGAAAAAGACTAAAAAACCTCAATCATAACACAATCTTGATTAAAATTACCTGGCACAGAGCGCTTTCGAGTTTTCTGGTTATTATCCTCAGAAGCAGACATATCTTTTTTCAGTATATGCAAATAAACTGGATTTCCAGTCTTCTCATGGTTCCAACGCACATAATTTTTTCCAAATGCAAGATATGTGGTTAAGTCGATAAACAACTCACCATCGGATTTCTGAAACTCATCAAAGAGACACCATATGTCAGAgaaattactattttatttcaaagaaACCAAGTAATTGAAACCCTATTAccgaaagataaaaaaaaaaaaaaagaagaattgaCGTACAAGACTACGGAAAGATAGGCAACATTCATTGTAGACGCATGCGTTACGCCTAACGACATGGCGATGAACCCAAATTTCATACGATGGTGATCTTTCCTTGTATATGACTGGGTAAAACGCACTGTGAACAAAATTTTTCGAGCCCTTGAGTATCTTAGCAAAGCCCTTATCTCCCCACTTATTCCCCCACGAATTCTTTATAATCCAATACTCCTTGCCAGTTATGTTGCATCTACCATAACCCACCACCGTAACAGTATGAAGATCATACATATTATCACAAGCTTGAGGCTTGAGCTCATAAATTTCGAATTCATCTTCCCATTCAAAAAAGAATTCATCTATCGATATGACCATAGCAAGTGCTGGAATcgtctttagggcttccactaTCAATTTCTCATCGCGTAAAGTTTTAAAGTCATCTATATGGAATCTAGGAACTTTTCTTGTACGAGGTCACCTGTTGTTGTAGGCTAGTTCTTTATATATTTTGCTTTCATAAGAGCATTGCTCTTCAGTAAGCATGCCTTGTTTTATAATGAAGCTATATGCGAATTCGGGCCAACATTTACCCCCAGAAATTACATCATCTATCAGTTTGTAGGGAGAACCAACGTATATAGCCAAATCTCGGGCGGACAGAGTTTCTGCTTTCACATCCCCCCCGATGTGCCTATACGCTGCTTCCACGGTTTCAGCTACAGAAAAGCAAGTGCATGTGCCTTCAATGAATTGCTCTCTAGCGACTAAGCTTACAGTGCCCCTCGTGGCCCAATTAATTATGTCGTTTTCACTGCCATAAGAAGAATATGACATTCATCAGGAAACTTCTATAGAACTACTCTTATATGACAAATTCATATTGATTAACTACAGGAAAGTAAATGGACCTGAAACGCGGACGATCATCCTCTTTCATGTTTAAGCAAGAGTTGTGAGAGCTCAATATAATGTCTGACTGCGCTGGGACTCTCAACTACTTGGTTTGACCAAGTATAGACCGTCAAGGtttcaaattaattaacatatggCTCTGCAATGGTTAGAATAGTATGAGAATGGGTATTTGGTAAtgcacaaaaagaaaacaataatcCTACAACTAAGGTAAAACAGCTGcaagtatttttattttattttttacaatatTAAGATAAAGAATATTGAAAAGCCAAACAATATTAATTGGTGGCCATAGCATCGCTATATTAAAAAGAGGATAGAGAATTACCAATGGGTTCAATAGAAAATCTAAGagcagcagagagagagagagagagagagagagagagagagttaggttttaggttttgggTGGAAGAAGAACATGACGACGGGCGACTTGAGTTTTAGAGGTCCGGAGGGAGGTACTCCAACTTTTATACAGGGAAAAATATCCAATATGAAATAGGAACTTTCTTTGGCGCGAAGAAAATATTCGAGAATAAGTAAGTATTTGTTAGGATATCAAGAAAGCAGAGATACTTACCCGGTTGAGGTAATATTTTGGTGAGCTGAGAAAAGGGTAACCTGTATATCATATCAAGAAAGCAGATCATGAGCTGACTTAAGGTTTGCTTGGGAACCAAGTCAGAGTTCTATACCAGTATTCGAGAGAGAAGGGAACCAGCACCAACAGCATATCCAACTTAAGGATATCATCAAGAAAGCTGATAGTTACTCGATTAAGACAACATTGAGTCGAGAGATAGTATAATTATCTGAATACAGATATTCCAAAAGTCCCAGCTTGTATTACTGTTGAAGCTCAAAGGGAGAAGCACAACACTATCCAATTTAATATTGTTTGAGCACCCAGCGTGCATTTCATATCTTACTTCATAGCATTAGATaattaagagcatctccaatgaagATGTGAAAAGATAAATGTTAAATATTAATTTGATGGCTGACGTGGTAATgtcagattttttttctttttccaacggATATGTGTTTTTTGTTATAAGTGATATTTGTTGGAccaattttaaaaagaaatcaattaaaataaaatttcaagatCTATAATTAGTGCATTAATGGAACCTACAcaataaaatgattaaaaataatttgacatcacattttctcatatgccaaatttgacatatgaaaaTTCATATGTCAATCCACATAGGATTGACATATCAGTTTGAGCTTACTTCTGCTGTAACAATCCGTCCCAATTTTATCAGAACGAAGGGGTATTTTCGTGAAATTTCACCTTGGGCtaaatctttttcttttaaaaattgatttttgggTCTTAATTGGTCAGCCCAAGGGGCCACCCCTTTATTTCTGTCCTCGATTCCCCTCTCCCTtttctgccacgtggcagttcCTTCCTCCTCCCTTCCCCTAGTTAACTCTCTCGTTTCTCTCTGTCTTTTTCTAtctcacatctctctctctcctcgaaACTCTCTGCAATTCTCTCTCTCAACCTCAGTCTTCCCTCCTTGCCTTCGAAccaacacacacatacatacccACCCATACATAATCACATGGATACACCTAGTCGCCGTCTCAGCAGAGGAAGGAGTCGTATACCAGTCTTCGAACCCGTAAGCTCGGGGAACCACAACGGTGAACCCTCGACCTTGGTAAGCTTCGGGACTCTCTCTAATATTTCTCTTAGATCTATCAAACTCTAGCTAGGACTCATTTTAGGTGCTTTGGTAAAGGTTTGTAGTGAGAAACAACTCGGAGGTGTTTTCCCAGTTTTACCGGTGAGTCTGACGGCTTTCGAGATAATTTatggccaaaccacggtgagttGGCTGGCGTGCAAGGTATTAATCTCTTTGTCTCGCTGAGTACTacaattttcctttttgtttcacccaatttccttgagtattgaagaagttatactcatttgaatcttacccagtttccagcgaCCTCCTcggctttcgaggcattttacAACCAAAGCACAGCTAGTTAGATGTcatgtgaggtaccattctcttcatctcttcgagaactatgattttcgtttttgaatcacttgatttcgttgagtattgacaaagttatgagcATTTAAAGTGTGTCTAATTTCCGGTCAAAACTCCGGCCTTCCTCTCCGGCGTGAAACCCAGCCCAAGAAACCTCCCAGGCCTTCGGGCCATTCCTGCCGAGCCCAACCCaaccctttttatttttctgttttatttattttaggttttaaaGGCCTTTGGGCCTTATATGTTAAAGCCCTAGACCCCTTTAGTTTAAAAACCAAGGCCCAAACCTTTTCTTTtagtttagttttattttatttaaattaaaggCCCTTGGGCCTCGTTTGTTAGGACCCTAAGCCCTTTTCTCTTAAAACCCCAAAACCCATGTTGGCTTAAGGCCCTTAGGCCGTTTGGAAGTCGAGCCTTAGGCCCGTGACACTAAACCCCCTAAACCTAATTAAATCCTAAACCCAATCCACCTAAAAGTCTAAGCCTAAACCCTTTAACCTTTCAAACCCTAAACACCTAACCGGCCCATACCCTTTATGGGGAATATtccattagggaatattcctGAAATATTCTTATGTTGATTTTTACGAAACTTACTCGAGACttttcttagggtaattcgacgtcctgaatccgTTTCCGACGTctgtttttccaaattcaattgttataatagagttttattaattgtatcatttatgtgcttaggggcaattatagtGGCGTTTTCGTCTTcgctagtttgcgtggctcttcgacggctaagtatctgtgagtgaaccccttctaaaatgcatgttttaatagtagaaatgcatacatggaaaaacatgatttaacaattatgttctatgaaaagctttgagataacatgcttactaaggctattttgaattattactatttttcctataactcgtgttcttataaaatatatgatggatgacgatatgatagttagaacatgtttagaacacctctctatagtatagatgatggatgactttatactatgaagttgtttttcaaatatatgtatattcaatggttttgtacttacctagtggtccctaTTCCGCTACGGGATGAAGGGATAGATTCTGGTCCGTCCCGGGCAACGGttatggtgttggcataggaCCTGAAGTGGTTACGGttatggtgttggcatagggcctgaagTGGTTTTCCTCTAGCTATTAGCAAAGGGACGGGGAGCTGGAATGGGGCCTGAAGGGATATTTTCCTTTGGCTGTTCGCAAAGAGACGGGGAGCTGGCATGGGGCCTGGAGGGATATTggacattcactagtgattattatatatacaagttatgatttgaga
This window contains:
- the LOC139191706 gene encoding ubiquitin carboxyl-terminal hydrolase 14-like, producing MVISIDEFFFEWEDEFEIYELKPQACDNMYDLHTVTVVGYGRCNITGKEYWIIKNSWGNKWGDKGFAKILKGSKNFVHSAFYPVIYKERSPSYEIWVHRHVVRRNACVYNECCLSFRSLKSDGELFIDLTTYLAFGKNYVRWNHEKTGNPVYLHILKKDMSASEDNNQKTRKRSVPGNIGSVREEPVYEITKEIVIFADDGQFKEAVDFYFWRRSEILQFGFYVNLAERNLNQNTNFEGSQTKKAFGGGYTGLTNLGNRFYDVQSLKEAFEKATADPSVDLNMQTVKLAHGLLSGEYSLAPVKESEKQEGIPPQMFKTTMAASYSKFSSMKEQDAYEFFLHFLIQINNLHTDGGRRGRPMFDPSSGFTFDIDLRPSSGVPFFHRCFSLSLIIPTNGPSTSISLRNCLSSSNFNLSEKRMYEQSDWYTKEKKTIMEARLNSFPKYLVMHMQFVKEPGVENKLDVRIDVDDIINIGHLHRERGQNGGRYELIGFISHLGTSIDDGRYIAHILKRGSWVVFDDDKVGEYCEGGIPDKGKGYIYFFKRIEKRIF